The Balearica regulorum gibbericeps isolate bBalReg1 unplaced genomic scaffold, bBalReg1.pri scaffold_99_arrow_ctg1, whole genome shotgun sequence genome includes the window ggtgcccaccagagctgctttatcactcccctccttcattagacgGGGGAGAAAATGTATCATGAAAAGTTTAtggtcgagataaggacagggagagatcactcactaattatcatcacgagcgaaacagactgaacttagagagggaattaacctaatttattactaagcaaaacagagtaaaggaatgagaaataaagtcaaatcttaaaacacctgcccccacccctcccatcttcccgggctcaacttcactcccggcttcaacctctgcccccctcagcggcacagggggacagggaatgggggttacggtcagttcatcacacgttgtttctgccgcttcttcctcctcagggggaggactcctgtcatcgttcccctgctccagcatggagtccctctcacgggagacagtccttcaccaacttctccagcgtgggtctctcccacggggtgcagaccttcaggagcagactgctccagcgtgggtcccccacggggtcacaagtcctgccagcaaacctgctccggcgtgggctcctctctccacggatccacaggtcctgccaggagcttgctccagcgcgggcttcccacggggccacagcctccttcaggtgcctccacctgctccggcgtggagtcctccacgggctgcaggtggaatctctacgccccctcatccttccgccatgggctgcagggggacagcctgcttcaccatggtcttcaccacgggctgcagggggatctctgctccggcgtctggagcacctcctgcccctccttctgcactgaccttggtgtctgcagagtttcttacatcttctcactcctctctctggctgcaaaagcgctctctaactgtttttttctctttcttaactatgttatcacagaggcgctggttggcttggccttggccagtggcgggtccgtcttggagccggctggcattggctctctcagacacaggggaagcttctggcagcttctcacagaagccacccctgtagcccccccgccACCCAccccggctaccaaaacctggccacgcaaacccaacacagtccCGTAGTACAGGGGTCAGCAGATGGCAATGGAGCGGTTGTAGGCCATGATGGTgagaagagaaaactctgcTCCAACCAAGAAGACAAAGATAAAGACCTGTGAAGCACATCCCAACTAGGAGATGGTCCTGACATTGAAGAGGGAATTGGCCATGGATTTAGGGTGAGTAGTGGAGATGGAGCCCagatggaggagggagaggttgaggaggaaaaagtacATCCCTCACACATTGCCCCTCGACCTCCTACCCtcagcccatggagaaccccAGCACCGCAGCACGGCCTTGTGGGGGAAATTTCTTCAGCCTGTTCCTGACCTCATGTTTAGAAGTTCCCAACCTCCAGACACTGAAGTGAGAAAATTTCATTAGAGAGATGGACCACAGAAGGTACACACATGTACCATCGTGCGAGATGATAGATGAATGAAGGCCTCTGGGTCAGACAGGCAGCATTCATGTCTTTGCAGAAGTGTGGATGTAAACACTCCAGGGAAAACAGGATTATTGTAGATAAATTGCCCCAAGACAGAAGTTCcccaaatgaattaaaattactttaatgaaGAGACATGGCTGCTTATTGCTGATGAAAGACTACTGATTGAAGAACTTTCTTCAGAGCGTCTTTGAGCTCCTTattcctcatgctgtagatgagggggttcactgctggaggcaccaccGAGTACAGAACTGTCACCACCAGgtccagggatggagaggagatggaggggggctTCAGGTATGAAAACATGCAAGTGCTGATGAACAGTGAGATGACAGCCAAgtgagggaggcacgtggaaaaggctttgtgccgtccctgctccgaggggatcctcagcacggccctgaagatctgcacataggacaccacaatgaacacaaaacaaccaaaagctAAAGACAAACTAACCACAAGAAGCCCAGCTTCCCTGAGGTAGGAgtgtgagcaggagagcttgaggatctgggggatttcacagaagaactgtcccacagcattgccctggcagaggggtatggaaaatgtattggccgtgtgcagcagagcagtgagaaacccactgccccaggcagctgctgccatgtggacacaagctctgctgcccaggagggtcccgtagtgcagggggtggcagatggcaacgtagCGGTCGTAGGCCATGACGGTCAGAAGAGAAAACTCTGCTACTACCAAAAAGCCAAACATAAAGACCTGTGCAGCACATCCCAAGTAGGAGATGGCCCTGGTGTCCCAGAGGGAATTGGCCATGGACTTGGGGAGagtggtggagatggagcccaggtcCAGAACAGAGAGGCTgatgaggaagaagtacatgggggtgtggaggtgaTGGTCACAGGctatggtggtgatgatgaggccgttgcccaggagggcagccaggtagatgcccaggaagagccagaagtgcaagagctgcagctgccgcgtgtctgcaaaggccaggaggaggaactgggtgATGGAGCTGCCGTTGGACATCTGCTGCTTTTAGGCATGGGGGACTGtttgaggaggaaaacagagtaaGTTAGGTGAGATTAAGTGAGCAATAGCAGAGCCATTCCCTGTAACACCTCTCACGGCTACACACAGAGACTTTTCTAGAAGATCTTCCTTCAGCTCTGTGACTGGAGATCTGCTTGGTGCTGGCTGAGTGTGTGGTGAGGAGCAGGACCTCTGCAAGCTGGTGACCAAGGagtcagccctgctctgcagcagtggcTTCATGGGAATGGTGCGGGCAGGGGCCAGTCCTGGAGTTCCACTTTGTCATATGAAATCACTGCTAACGCCAAAGGGCTTGTCAGCACCTGCACTCCCAGAGCTAAGGAACCAGGATGGCAGAAAGCAGTATGAAGCATTTAGAGTTTTTCTTACAGCTCCCCCCATCTCCCCTGGGGATTGTTCTTGGCTGTCAGAAAccctcagcatttctgctgcactCAGGGAGAGCCGAGCGAGGCAAGAGGATTGCCTGTGGCTTTGTGCAGAGCAGGGGGAGCTGCTCTGTCTCTGCGTCTGGTTCCCAGCAGCCCGGGGCTTGCCCCTTGCTGAGATGGAGGACCATCACACTCCCATGCTACCCGGAAAAGCCACCAGacactgctgagagcagagggaTCCACCTCAGACCACTAATGCCTCCCCCTTTCTTAAGATCTCCGCACCCCGTTTCCAGCCAAGGACACGCAGGGCTGATGGTGccccctggaaggcagctccGGGCTTGGAAGGACACCCCAAGGAGATAGCCAGCTGTGCTCCTGATGGCATCTGAGGAAGGCAGAGCCAGAGAGGCAGAGGCAACAATGTTGGGCAGCGTCCCTTCGTCCCTGGGTAGTGGGCAAGGGGCGCATGGCAGGAGAGATGCccttcatctcttctgctggcaggtggaggagaaggggacGCCCTGGGctgagggctgtgctggctgggagaggagagcagagggctgTTGCTCAGGGAAGGCATGTGCAGGGCAGGGCATGGCCGGGAGGTGCCCACATCTCCCCTGCCCCGGGCTGTGCCTGCGCActtcccaccctccctgcccagctctgctgcctggacctctcccagctggcagctcttgCTCTGGCCCCACATCTCTTCCCTGCCAGTGCTcacagagcccagcccagcccctgtgtgcccagctctgccctgcagcctctccctgtCTGCAGGGGCTcaagagcagcagctcacaCCAACCCTGATGAACCTGCACAGGGGATGCTCTGGGCACCTCCAGGGTGCTGGCGGCTGAAGGCACTTGCTCAGCTCTCTAGGACACCTCCGGGTGATGATGGTTTCGGAGTCTCAGCCCTTTTGCAATATTGGGGAGTCAGGGAAGCAGAGGCTCAAGCAGGAAAGCCTTGCCCTGAACGGACTCCTGGAAAGTCCCCTGGGAAATAACCTGGGCATGACCTGGAGCTGTGAGCAGCGCTGTCCCACGCAGCagcctctcagcagcagcagcagcagcagcaggagcagcaggaccctgccttgccctgccgAGGGTTGCTCCttccacccacagcttctccccaGTGCTGCGGGAAGCTCTCGGGGAAGGCTGAGTGCTGACCCTGGCAGGCGGCAGAgtccctgccccggcacacAGCCCCTGGGGCGCAGGGACCCTGCTGGCAaggacagccctgggcacccctgcctgcacagccagcTTCATACCCCTGCAGCCGtccacagcagaaggcagccctCATGCCTTGTCCCTCTGATGGGGCAGCAGggcatccctgctctgcagcacgtcctcctgctctgtgctgcacaaaCTCTCAGAGTCCTCCTGACACAGCCCACAACCTGTCAGCTCTACCAGCTGGAGGAGATCCCTCCAGGCACTGAAGCTGCCTTGCCCTGCACCCACAGACTTACCGCGTCGAGGGCTGTGAAGATTTCTCCTCCAGGGAGCTCTCAGCATCCTCCCGCTCCCAGCTGCCTTGAAGCTCTCTCAGCCTCGCAGGTCTCCTctcgctgcctgcaggcagtgccctcagccctgctcctgggcagagctgtctctctgcagcgctgcccacgggccatgagctccctccatcccaggagcccggcccagctcagcagcagaggaccagcccAAGGTGGCACTTTCTCTGTCCCTCTGGGCTCCCTCCAGGTGTCCCTGGGGCTTCAGGGGAACCTGCTCTGAAACAGCCTGAAGGAACCACTCATGTTCCTTCTCTCAGCGGGGGAGAGACACTTTCTTCCAGCAAATGGTGGACACCTCTGCAGCTTGGCGAGGTCTGTCCCTTCCCTAGCCAGGACATGTAGGGCAGTCCATGGGGAGGACAAACATCACACCGGGGTCTCCTGCCTACACTTGCCAAGCTCTGGTTTTTACTCACCCCTTGATAACAAGTCAAGGAAGAGACCCAAACTGTTCCCAGTGGGCCTGTCAGCAGCACCTTGTCATTGCTGGAGATCAGCTTCACCTCTGGCAAAGGCCCCCAGGGGCAGCAGAGGCACCACTGACAAAAACcctctttgctgccagggctgcccttcccagccctgttTCTCTCTGGCCTGGGGGACAGCAGGGCTTGCTCACTCTCCTGGCATCCAGTTTCAGCTTGATGTTTCCATCTGCCAACCACTCAGGCATGTCTCTGCTCGGAAGCAAAgcctctgcacacacacaggggCTTGGAGCCTTGGCACCAGGTTTCCCTGAGGCAAGTCAGAGCTTGGCCTGGAGGCACACCTCCCGTGCTACAGCCAAAATGTTCACCTGTGGCCTCAGGTGAGGTCAAAGACAGGGCCACCTGGAGCCTGTGCTTTTTGACATCCATGGAGTACCTGCCCTGGTGTGGTGGGACACGTCACACAGCTTGGGGTGCTGCAGTGGGTGGGTACAGGCTTTTCAGGAGAGACAGGCTGGGAGGGTTAGGAGTGGGCTTCCCTCTAAATGAAGAAGGTACTTGGATGTCTGGAGCTCCTTGGTGGGACAGGGGACAAGCTGGGAGAGCCCTTGTGGGTGAGCATCAGAGGAGAGGCCAGTAAAGGTGGAATTGATGGTGGGAGATCACCCCACAGATGAAGAAGTAAACATGGACCTCTGTAAGCACCCCAAGGAAGACCCTCCACGTAGAAGCCTGGTTCTCACCGGGGGTCTTTCATGACCATGGCATTTTCTGGAAGGGGAACACAGCAGGATGCCAAGAGCCCAGGCTGTTTCTGGAGTGTCTTGGGACAATTTCTCAGCACCGCTGGCAGATGGGCCAACAAGGGTAATGGAAGCCTGGATGTGATGCTTACaagcaaggcagagctggccAGGGCTGAGAAGACTGGCTGGCCTGGCCTGGCAATGGTGGGGTGCCAGTGCCCAAGGAGAGTGAGGAAGGCTTCGAGAAGACTCCAGACCCCAGAGCTGCGAGAAGCAggcttgtgtgtgttttggggagatTTAGTGGGGATCCAATGGACAGCAGCACTGAAGGGCAGCAGAGCTCAGTAGAGCTGGTCTTCAAGAACAGCATCCTCCAAGCTCAGCAATGGTCTGCATTAGATCTCAGTTGAGTCTTGGACGGGGTTTCAAGGGCATCATGATGAGTGTTTACGGCTTCAGGAGGagttacagaagcagcagaacccTTACCAGTCCATGGGACCAGAGGATCTGCATCCCAGGGTGCTGAGAGAGCAAGACGATGTCACAGGGAGGCCAGTCTCCATCATGGAGGAAAAGTCCTGGAGACTGCGGGGACTCCCTGACGACTGGCACCTTTCCAAGAGGCCCCGAGGATGATCTGGGGAACTAAAGGCTGCTGAGCTTCCCTTTGGCTGAGGGACATGTACCAGAGCATATCCTCTTGGAGAGCAGTTCTGGGGGTGTGACAGAGGAGGTGGCGGGATGACCCCCGGGCTGATTCTGCCTGACCATCCTCATTGCTTCCTCTGATGAAAGGACCGCAGCTGtgggtgaggggagagcagtgcgGGTATTTCACCAGGACACCGGCAAGGCTTTCCACACCATCCCCCACAAGGGTCTCTTCTCACGAACAAACCTGCTGGAGGGATGGGTCAATAGGGACCTTTGTGATCTGCAGCAAGGGCAAATCCAAAGTGCTGCCCCTAGGGTGGATGAGCCCCTTGAAGTGACACAGCTTAGGGACATCCTGGCTGGgttacagctctgcagaacaatTTCTCCTCTCCAAGTGTTGGGAGAAATGGGGTTTGGAATTGGGCTGTATAAATCTCTATTTACATAGAGGGAGAGAACGTGTCATCATCTTGCTTGTCCATGTCCATGGCCTATGACAAAAGCCATGTGAACTTGGAGATCACTCTGATAAATTCTGCACATGAACCCTCCTTGCATAGTTCTTAGAGAGATCTTTTCTGTCTATGTTTCAACAGTTGCCTCATATCTTCATTCCAAGGGTGATGCAGTCACCCCCACAGAAGTGGTCACTGCCTCCAAGACACACGGGGGTAGGTAAAGCCCTTACGTGGGACAGGGAAATGTGACCCAGGACCTAGGGGAGCCTTCCtgaagcaggagctggtggccaGGCAGAGAAGGCCAAGGCATCTCGCTTGAGGGaactcatttctctctcttgacTAGACAAGGAAGCCTGGGCAAGTGCACCCAAGGTGTCCAAAAACTAACAGTTGTTATTGGCACTTAAGAAACACCCTGCTGTGTCTGCGTGCAGCTCGTTCTCCAAGTAAAGCCGGTGGATGTTGGTGCCAACGGGCTGAAACTTGCAGCTGCAAACTTCAGTGGGGAATGCTCGGATGGGAACAGGGCTACTGTAAGGTGGCTGAAGGGAAAACGGTGGGGTTGGAGGGTAGGGATGAAGGCTCTTCACAGAGTGTCTGACAGAAAGGCTCAGACATAGTCAGTCTCCATCAGCAGACACGCAGGATCAATATCAATTGGAAATTGTGGCTATCACATCACctggaagcaaaaaaatcaagagaagtGGGAAAAATCTGTTCCTATTGTTATTTAGCATTGACATCTTTTCACTGCGACTACACTCCTGAAATCTCTCTAATTAACCACCGAAGAAGTGAGGAATAACGAAAATGATGGCCTGAGACTTGGCTTGTTAGGAGGTTTTGCATGTTAATGAGCCCTCTGGTGCAGAGCTCCTGAACTGCAGGTCCTGAAAGAAGTTGGAACAAGCCTCTAGAGAGCTACACGTCAGAAGAGAACCCCAGGGTTTCTGAGGGTGTTCGCAGGCCCCATTGAGGGAGATCGCTGAAGAGAGCATGGAGGGAATGATGAGAAGAGGTGACCATCCTGGGGGCTGATGAAGCAGGAAGTTAGAGGTGATGGATGGAAGCAGAACATGAAATGTAGATGTGATTGTGAAAGCTCTTGACTTGTCTCATCGAGCAGGCCAGGCAAGTCgtgacccccagcccctgggcatGGGGACCCTTTCCCTCATGGGATGCTCAGGGCTCTTcctgggggcagggagcagTGAGGGTGTGCGATGCTGAGTGCAGGACAGCAGTTGGACACATGCAAGGCTCGAAGGGGGTGAGAAGGCTAAAAAGCTCTGGGGCTGCAcgtcctcctgctgctgctgctgcctgcaagtCAAAACTCAACCTCTTTCACTTCAGCATCAGACCCCCTCCCACTCTGCTATTCCAGGTCTTCTTCCAGCCTTTAACACACTCATAGCTACACACACCccactctctccctgccctcccatgTGTCTCACCaacccttccctcttcccctgcacTGATGGGACATCACCGCACTTGGTTTCAAGTCCCTGCAGCCACTTCCTCTAGGCTTCCCCATCAGTTTCCTCTTTCCATAAGCTGCTCTCCTGACATCTCTCTTTTCCTGACTCTTGGTATGGACAGTCTCGGACTTGAATCAGAGAATCctagaatctttaaggttggaaaagacctctaggatcatcaagtccaactgtcaacccaacaccaccatgtccactagaccatgtcctgaagtgccacgtctacatgctttttgaacacctccagggatggtgactccaccacctctctggggagcctgttccaatgtctgaccaccctttcagggaagaaatttttcccaagtATCCAACCTAAAGCTCCCCTGGAGAAATTTGAGGCCAtctcacttgttgcttgggagaagagaccaacacccacctcaccacaacctcttttcaggtagttgtagagagtgataaggttctcccctcagcctcctcttctccacacTAAACAACCCCACTTCCCTCAGCCGCTTCttgtaagacttgtgctccagtcccttcaccagctttgttgcccttctctggacattctccagcacctcaacgtccttcttgtactgaggggcccaaaactgaacacagtactcgacgtgtggcctcaccagtgcccagtacagggggacgataatgtccctactcctgctggccacactagtCCTGATACTAGCCAGGATGCggttggccttcttggccacctgggcacactgctccTCATGTTCAGCCAGATGTTAACCAGcacacccaggtccttttcctccaggcagctgctttccagccactctgccccaagcctgtagtgttgcctggaATTGGTGTGActcaagtgcaggacccagcacttggccttgttaaacctcatccagctggcctcggcccatcgatccagcttgtccagatccctctgcagagccttcctaccctcaagcacaTCGACACTCCCTCCCAACTTAGTGTCATCCACAAACagactgagggtgcacttgatcccctcatctGGGACTTCACCTTTTAGccaggactgttgataaatgatgaagggtggcttggcaagctcctccaccagctccctcagcactctcaagtggatcccatccagcctcATAGGcttgtgagtgtccaggtggCATAGCAGGTCGtgaactgcttcctcctgcatcatagaatcatagaatcatagaatggtttgggttggaaggtacttcaaagatcatctagttccaagccccctgctacaggaagggacaccctccactagaccacgttggCCAATAAATCCCCCCATCATGGGGGGTTTATTCTGCtctccatccctgtcttccagctcagggggctgatTGTCCCGGGGGCAGCTGGTCTGActagtaaagactgaggcaaaggcgGCATTAAGTACCTCCGTCTTTTCTTCATCCTTGGTGGCCATGCTCCCCTCCGCATCCcataaaggatggagattccccttggctctctttttgttgttcatgtgcttgtaaaaacatttttttgttatcCCTTACAACAGTGGCCAGAGTGAGCTCTAACTGGGCTTTtgtctttctcattttccctctgCACGACCTAGCGAGATCCCTGTACTCTTCCTGAGTTGCCGGCCCCTTCTTCCAAGACAGGTagactctccttttttcccagaGTCCCAGCAGaagctccctgttcagccaggccggtCGTCTTCCCCGCCGGTTCGTCTTACGGCACAtagggacagcctgctcctgcgcCTTCTtgacttccttcttgaagaatgcccagccttcctggacccctttgcccttcagcattttctcccaagggactctctcaaccagtgtcctgagcaggccaaagtctgccctccggAAGTCCCTGGTAGCGATTTTGCTGACCCCCTTCCTTACTTCACCAAGGACTGAAATCTCTTATCATTTCATGGTCACCAAGCCCAAGATGGCCTCCCACCACCACATCTCCCACCAGTCCTTCTCTGTCGGTAAAGGGCAGGTCAAGCGAGGCGCCTCGCCTGGTAGGCTCGCTTACCAGCTGTGTCAGAAAGTTATCTTCCACGCACTCTAGaaacctcctagactgtttcctctctgccctgttgtatttccagcagacatccGGCAAGTTGAAGTCCCcacgagaacaagggctagcgatTGTGAGACATCTGCCAGCCGCTTGTAGAATGCTTCATCTACCTCTTCATGCTGGTTGGGTGGTCTACAACAGAATCCCAGCAGGATATCTGCCTTGTGGGTACCATCCTTGCAGACCAGCTCTACGGAGctctgctgcccttccctgctgctcacaTGGCATACCCCGCTTCCTGGTCACAGAACAGGCCCCAGAGTCTGCTCCTCTGAGGGCTGCCATCGGCAcacttctcttcttccttacTGCCCTTGGGAGGGGAGACCCCTCTGTTGACTCTTTTGGGTCACAACAGCCAAGGCTGACACTGGCTGTGACATCCAGTGAGACAACCTTGCCAGCCTCTCCTCTGGTCCCACCCACAAGGGCTCAGCCAACCTCTCCATCCTGTAGAGGAGCTCCACGCATCTAAGCAGGTCCTTCACAATGAGGGCACCCCCTTTCCTGATCTCTCTGACACGGCTCTCCTGATCATCCCGTATGCACCCATCACAGCACCCCAACCACGAGAGCTGTTCCCACAGGCCTCAGCTGTTATTGCCTCCAAGTGGAATGAAGAGAGACACGGGGCTCCAGCCCATCCTGCCCGTGCCCCTGAAGGCTTGTGCTGGAGGTGAAGCTGCTCTCAGGAAGGAAGAGATAACGTTGGAAATGTCCTTGGCTGTGGACATCCTGTGATACCCGGCACAATGAAAGTCATCGGCCTGACCCACCACTGTGACATCCAGGGGATGGTTAATCGATGGGGCAGAGAAGAACCATCAGAGTCGGAGAGGGAATGCACATGAGCGGAGACCCTGGTGTGACGTGCTTCGTAGTCATGCCCCGCCCAGCACCtactggaaagagaagggaacaaGCTTACGTCAGTGCGGTGGTGTGATCCAGTCATTGGCCCCAAGGCACCGAATCTGTCGGAGAtgccctgggtgctgcctgtCACACAACCTGTCCGAATGGGGATGGCGTTCCTGTAGAGGACCTGTGCTGTCCACGTCAGCAGCGTGGAGTtgtgctgcagagccctggCATCTCACGTAGCACCACAGGCCTCTGTCTGGGTATTGAATTAAGCTTCAGCTGCCGCGAATTAGGTTAGACCATGGGAGTGCAAGGGATGCACTTGAGAAAACTGCCATTAGACTCAAAGGGTGAGCAGAAGATCCAGTTGATggtgaagagaaagagaaacagagctcTCCTGATGCTGCATGGCTCCTTTTGCTCAGCTGAATGCCTCTGTAGGCAGCCCTGGACATAAGGAATGTCGACAGGTTCACTTGTCCTAAACAAGGGCAACTGCTGTCATTCCACCTGGCAAATGGAATTTCCCATCATCCTCCAAGAAGATGCCCCTAGACGCTGCCCTGTCTCTCTGAACTGCTCTGTTAGAGCTTGGAGTCACCTGCACATTTCTTGGACCAGCTCCTGATCCCCAAATGTCACCAGGTGGTTGTGTGTGAAGAGCTCACTCCTGGTCTCCATCTCCATTACTACCATGGAGAAAAAGATCAGTGATTGCTTCAGGGTGTTTCAGAGCAGGTTCCCCTGGAGCCCCAGGGACACCTGGAGGCAGCCCAGAGGGGACAGAGAAAGTGCCACCTTgggctggtcctctgctgctgagctgggccgggctcctgggatggagggagctcatggcccgtgggcagcgctgcagagagacagctctgcccaggagcagggctgagggcactgcctgcaggcagcgagAGGAGACCTGCGAGGCTGAGAGAGCTTCAAGGCAGCTGGGAGCGGGAGGATGCTGAGAGCTCCCTGGAGGAGAAATCTTCACAGCCCTCGACGTGGTAAGTCTGTGGGTGCAGGGCAAGGCAGCTTCAGTGCCTGGAGGGATCTCCTCCAGCTGGTAGAGCTGACAGGTTGTGGGCTGTGTCAGGAGGACTCTGAGAGtttgtgcagcacagagcaggaggacgtgctgcagagcagggatgccCTGCTGCCCCATCAGAGGGACAAGGCATGagggctgccttctgctgtggaCGGCTGCAGGGGTATGAAGCtgggtgtgcaggcaggggtgcccagggctgtcctTGCCAGCAGGGTCCCTGCGCCCCAGGGGCTgtgtgccggggcagggacTCTGCCGCCTGCCAGGGTCAGCACTCAGCCTTCCCCGAGAGCTTCCCACAGCACtggggagaagctgtgggtAGAAGGAGCAACCCCcggcagggcaaggcagggtcctgctgctcctgctgctgctgctgctgctgctgagaggctGCTGCGTGGGACAGCGCTGCTCAGAGCTCCAGGTCATGCCCAGGTTATTTCCCAGGGGACTTTCCAGGAGTCCGTTCAGGGCAAGGCTTTCCTGCTTGAGCCTCTGCTTCCCTGACTCCCCAGTATTGCAAAAGGGCTGAGACTCCAAAACCATCATCACCCTGAGGTGTCCTAGAGAGCTGAGCAAGTGCCTTCAGCCGCCAGCACCCTGGAGGTGCCCAGAGCATCCCCTGTGCAGTTTCATCAGGGTTTGtgtgagctgctgctcttgAGCCCCTGCAGacagggagaggctgcagggcagagctgggcacacaggggctgggctgggctctgtgAGCACTGGCAGGGAAGAGATGTGGGGCCAGAGcaagagctgccagctgggaga containing:
- the LOC142599868 gene encoding olfactory receptor 14C36-like, which produces MSNGSSITQFLLLAFADTRQLQLLHFWLFLGIYLAALLGNGLIITTIACDHHLHTPMYFFLISLSVLDLGSISTTLPKSMANSLWDTRAISYLGCAAQVFMFGFLVVAEFSLLTVMAYDRYVAICHPLHYGTLLGSRACVHMAAAAWGSGFLTALLHTANTFSIPLCQGNAVGQFFCEIPQILKLSCSHSYLREAGLLVVSLSLAFGCFVFIVVSYVQIFRAVLRIPSEQGRHKAFSTCLPHLAVISLFISTCMFSYLKPPSISSPSLDLVVTVLYSVVPPAVNPLIYSMRNKELKDALKKVLQSVVFHQQ